The following are encoded in a window of Paenibacillaceae bacterium GAS479 genomic DNA:
- a CDS encoding serine/threonine protein kinase yields the protein MIGRELGGRYEILTRIGGGGMALVYKAHDLLLSRNVAVKVLRQQYVHDEEFIRRFRREAQSAAALSHPNVVSIYDVGQEDEVHYIVMEYVEGYNLNEVIQERASLQADEAVRIAAQIADALDHAHQNHIIHRDIKPHNILIGRNGRVKVTDFGIARAVTSSTITQTGSVIGSVHYFSPEHAKGVSTGEKSDIYSLGIVLYQMVTGKLPFLGESPISVALKHLQEPLEDPRTINPLIPQSVENIIIKAMRKNPSERYRTAGEMLVDLETALSPDRINEPKRQFGANDFDETRVMPAIRPGRDLKQSSSHTAASDAAQEDTSFSTARQQAANEEEEDEPKRRKAWLKPLIIVLTTLALLGVVYGAFKLVSGSLDVADVTVPNVVGMTEADAKSALEEAGLLLEEPSIRAFKPDIPKDQVFAQSKSPDMRVKQGAPVKLSISDGPELKRLGDYKGQKVADAVAALQALGIPAESIAQTEVFDDSAEPGVVLSQNPAADSELDPATSKVTLTVSKGAETVKMPDLVGKSVEEARKLVLQAGLQMSDDNIVNEGSYKPEGEVLSQFPYDAGSQVSKGAQVSVTVSSGLPRDALEFTFDLLISPAQAGKASEIRIVFTDATGKDIQAHKRAIKETRSFPVKVVLAPNTEAFVSVYRDGQLVDTFSRTYDEVKNGSDMGPSTVPGLDPTPPPDTSIGPSPSNDPSAGNPGEGDETAWNDRNGRDRDRNDGDDRNGGGPNNDNG from the coding sequence ATGATCGGAAGAGAACTTGGAGGACGCTACGAAATTTTGACCCGCATCGGCGGCGGCGGCATGGCGCTTGTTTATAAGGCGCATGACCTGCTGCTTAGCCGCAATGTAGCGGTTAAGGTGCTCCGTCAGCAATACGTACATGATGAGGAATTTATTCGGCGATTCCGCCGGGAGGCCCAATCGGCCGCAGCCCTGTCCCATCCCAACGTAGTAAGTATTTACGATGTGGGACAAGAGGATGAAGTACATTATATCGTCATGGAATATGTCGAAGGTTATAATCTCAACGAAGTCATACAGGAACGGGCGTCCCTGCAAGCGGATGAGGCTGTGCGTATTGCAGCTCAGATAGCGGATGCACTCGATCATGCCCATCAGAATCATATTATTCATCGGGACATCAAGCCCCATAATATTCTTATCGGCCGCAACGGCAGAGTGAAGGTGACCGATTTCGGTATTGCTCGGGCAGTGACGTCATCGACGATTACACAAACCGGATCGGTAATCGGATCGGTGCATTACTTCTCTCCGGAGCATGCCAAGGGAGTCAGCACTGGCGAGAAGTCCGACATTTATTCACTCGGTATCGTGCTGTACCAGATGGTTACAGGCAAACTTCCTTTTCTGGGAGAGAGCCCGATCAGCGTAGCTCTGAAGCATCTACAGGAGCCGCTGGAGGATCCGCGGACAATCAATCCGCTAATCCCTCAAAGCGTCGAGAATATTATTATCAAGGCAATGCGTAAAAATCCCTCCGAGCGTTATCGCACGGCAGGTGAAATGCTCGTGGATCTTGAAACGGCTTTGTCGCCGGATAGAATCAATGAGCCGAAGCGGCAATTCGGCGCAAATGACTTTGACGAGACTCGGGTTATGCCCGCTATTCGCCCAGGCCGAGACCTCAAGCAGTCTTCCTCTCACACAGCAGCATCAGATGCGGCGCAAGAGGATACCTCATTCTCTACTGCGCGTCAGCAGGCTGCCAATGAGGAGGAAGAGGATGAACCGAAGCGGCGCAAAGCTTGGTTGAAGCCGCTCATTATTGTTTTGACTACACTAGCTCTGCTGGGCGTTGTTTATGGGGCTTTCAAGCTCGTTTCCGGATCGCTGGACGTGGCTGATGTTACTGTGCCGAATGTAGTCGGAATGACGGAGGCTGACGCCAAATCTGCCCTTGAGGAGGCTGGCTTGCTCCTTGAGGAGCCGTCGATTCGTGCTTTCAAGCCGGATATTCCGAAGGACCAGGTTTTTGCCCAGTCCAAATCGCCGGATATGCGCGTCAAGCAGGGTGCGCCGGTTAAGCTCTCCATTAGCGACGGCCCGGAGCTCAAGCGGCTTGGAGATTACAAAGGGCAAAAGGTAGCTGACGCAGTCGCAGCGCTGCAAGCCCTTGGTATTCCGGCTGAATCGATTGCCCAGACTGAGGTATTCGACGATTCGGCGGAGCCTGGCGTTGTGCTTAGCCAGAATCCAGCAGCAGACAGCGAACTGGACCCAGCTACGAGCAAGGTTACGCTGACAGTGAGCAAGGGAGCCGAGACGGTGAAGATGCCGGATCTTGTCGGCAAATCAGTGGAAGAGGCACGGAAGCTGGTCCTCCAGGCCGGCCTTCAGATGAGCGATGACAATATCGTGAATGAAGGCAGCTACAAACCGGAGGGCGAGGTGCTGTCGCAATTCCCTTATGATGCGGGCAGTCAGGTGAGCAAGGGAGCACAGGTTTCCGTTACCGTCAGCTCTGGTTTACCGAGGGATGCGCTTGAATTTACGTTTGATCTGCTCATCTCACCGGCTCAGGCCGGCAAGGCGAGCGAGATCCGCATCGTCTTTACGGATGCGACCGGCAAAGACATCCAAGCTCATAAACGGGCCATCAAGGAAACGCGGAGTTTCCCGGTCAAGGTTGTGCTCGCTCCCAATACGGAAGCATTTGTGAGCGTATATCGCGACGGTCAACTGGTCGATACATTCTCTCGGACGTATGACGAGGTGAAGAACGGCAGCGATATGGGACCATCGACCGTTCCAGGACTGGATCCAACTCCGCCGCCAGACACTTCGATCGGACCGAGTCCGTCCAATGATCCGAGCGCGGGCAATCCGGGTGAAGGTGATGAGACCGCTTGGAATGACAGAAACGGCAGAGATAGAGATAGAAATGATGGGGATGACAGAAACGGCGGGGGGCCGAATAATGACAACGGCTAA
- a CDS encoding large subunit ribosomal protein L28 produces the protein MSRKCFITGKAPGTGNNVSHANNRNRRTWGVNVQKVRILVDGKPKRVWVSTRALKSGKVSRV, from the coding sequence ATGTCTCGCAAATGCTTCATTACGGGTAAAGCACCCGGCACAGGAAATAACGTTTCACACGCGAATAACCGCAACCGCCGCACTTGGGGCGTCAACGTTCAGAAGGTCCGCATTCTGGTCGACGGCAAGCCAAAACGCGTTTGGGTCAGCACCCGCGCACTGAAATCCGGCAAAGTCTCTCGTGTATAA
- a CDS encoding Phosphoglycerol transferase MdoB, which yields MSNKLRPSIKHSSTLLGLYIFGMILHFFIQASALEFNLEGTWDWVASQPPLFFWGSTFFFFLLCGAAALFRNIYGGTLLISIIAVLTGATIYQKMKATGEPLYPWDLLQLKNASEMASMARDMFSPVIIILTLLVLFGLGLLIFKLPKLRFPLVWRVVLAVFSISAVAMFVQVAGGKYPALLNKLSYENIFWDQKANYRYNGFVIAFASNMNQEIIAKPEGYSEESVREIAERYGAMPDQPAAASPAEQPNIVFVMNEAFFDVTRMKDYKLSEDPIPFVHEAAAKQPSGYVLSPEFGGSTANVEFEALTGLSMSLLFDGSVPFQQNLTSQTDMPSVVSILKNKGYQALALHPYDKTFYSRNRVYPMLGFERFTGQDDMKNKDWLGARSYVSDMSAMKEAVSQLQEAGDKPTFLHLVTMQNHYPYTNKEIHGGNTISAEGVNSAYKDQVETYAEGIKHTDGALSFLYESIQDLDRPTLIVLWGDHLPGLPKFVYDDAGWTDERLRHETPLLLLANYDIGSEPIGTISPSFLGPTALRYSGLSLPPFYKMLEEVRKQLPGLNKKVMLSQSGVTDEASLTDAQKLLLDDYRMVQYDLMEGEGYAKELFFAE from the coding sequence TTGTCTAATAAACTACGCCCGAGCATCAAGCATAGTTCAACGCTGCTGGGCCTTTATATCTTTGGCATGATCCTTCATTTTTTCATTCAAGCTTCCGCTTTGGAGTTTAATCTTGAGGGCACCTGGGACTGGGTAGCGAGTCAGCCGCCGTTGTTTTTCTGGGGCAGCACGTTCTTTTTCTTCCTGTTATGCGGCGCTGCAGCTCTCTTCCGCAACATATACGGAGGCACGCTGCTCATTAGTATTATAGCCGTACTCACGGGAGCTACCATCTACCAGAAGATGAAAGCGACTGGAGAGCCGCTTTATCCATGGGATTTGCTCCAGCTCAAAAACGCATCCGAGATGGCTTCAATGGCAAGGGATATGTTTTCGCCCGTTATCATCATCCTGACGCTACTCGTCCTTTTTGGCCTCGGCTTACTCATTTTTAAGCTGCCGAAGCTGCGCTTTCCGCTCGTGTGGCGGGTCGTGCTGGCTGTTTTCTCGATATCAGCCGTGGCCATGTTTGTACAGGTCGCCGGCGGCAAATATCCGGCTTTGCTCAACAAGCTTAGCTATGAGAATATTTTTTGGGATCAAAAGGCGAATTATCGCTACAACGGATTTGTTATCGCCTTCGCTTCCAATATGAACCAGGAGATAATCGCCAAGCCGGAGGGCTACAGCGAGGAGTCGGTTCGGGAAATTGCCGAGCGTTATGGCGCAATGCCGGATCAACCGGCTGCAGCTAGTCCTGCTGAACAACCGAATATCGTGTTTGTCATGAACGAAGCCTTTTTCGACGTCACTCGCATGAAAGATTACAAGCTCAGTGAGGACCCAATTCCGTTTGTGCACGAAGCAGCAGCAAAACAGCCATCAGGTTATGTCCTGTCTCCGGAATTCGGCGGCAGCACCGCAAATGTGGAATTCGAGGCGCTTACCGGGCTGTCTATGTCGTTATTGTTTGATGGTTCCGTGCCTTTTCAGCAGAACCTGACGTCGCAAACGGATATGCCATCGGTCGTCAGCATTTTGAAAAACAAGGGTTATCAAGCGCTGGCGCTGCATCCTTATGACAAAACCTTTTACAGCCGCAATCGGGTGTACCCGATGCTCGGCTTCGAGAGGTTCACAGGCCAGGATGATATGAAAAATAAAGATTGGCTCGGCGCACGCAGCTACGTTTCCGACATGTCCGCCATGAAGGAGGCGGTCTCCCAGTTGCAGGAAGCCGGCGACAAGCCGACTTTTCTCCATCTTGTGACGATGCAGAATCATTACCCTTATACGAACAAGGAGATTCACGGCGGCAATACGATATCGGCTGAAGGCGTCAACTCGGCCTATAAAGATCAAGTGGAAACGTACGCCGAGGGGATCAAGCATACGGACGGCGCACTGTCGTTTCTTTATGAATCGATCCAGGATCTGGATCGGCCGACGCTGATCGTATTGTGGGGAGACCATCTCCCGGGATTGCCTAAATTTGTTTACGATGACGCGGGATGGACGGATGAGCGCCTGCGTCATGAGACGCCTTTGCTGCTGCTGGCGAACTATGACATCGGCAGCGAGCCGATCGGCACGATCAGTCCGTCTTTCCTCGGCCCGACGGCGCTGCGTTACTCTGGTTTGTCCTTGCCGCCATTTTACAAAATGCTGGAAGAGGTGCGGAAGCAGCTGCCGGGTCTGAACAAAAAAGTCATGCTCTCCCAAAGCGGAGTGACTGACGAGGCTTCTCTGACGGACGCCCAGAAGCTGCTGCTGGACGATTATCGGATGGTACAGTATGACCTCATGGAAGGCGAAGGCTACGCCAAGGAGCTGTTTTTTGCGGAATAA
- a CDS encoding 23S rRNA (adenine2503-C2)-methyltransferase has translation MKAFDQPYVVETPFIYDYSLEQLQDWMKEQDEPTFRAGQLFDWLYVKRVSSFEEMSNLPKPLRDKLTSSFQFITLSEITRFESKDGTVKFLFGLHDNHAIETVIMRHNYGNSVCVTTQVGCRIGCTFCASTLGGLKRNLTSGEIVAQVVKAQQMLDPEGQRVSSIVIMGSGEPFENYEATMAFLRLMIHPKGLNIGQRHITVSTSGIVPSMYKFTDENTQINLAISIHAPNDELRSKLMPVNRRYPFQEVIDACRNYIAKTGRRITFEYALIGGTNDRPEHAQELAEVLQGMLCHVNLIPVNHVPERKYVRTPREDIFEFQRILEKNGINATIRREQGHDIAAACGQLRAKHMELT, from the coding sequence ATGAAAGCCTTTGATCAGCCTTACGTTGTAGAAACCCCATTTATATATGATTATTCTCTGGAGCAGCTCCAGGACTGGATGAAGGAGCAAGATGAACCAACGTTCCGCGCAGGTCAGCTATTTGATTGGCTGTACGTGAAGCGTGTCTCTTCCTTCGAAGAGATGTCGAACTTGCCGAAGCCATTGCGGGACAAGCTTACGAGCTCTTTCCAGTTCATTACCTTGTCCGAAATAACCCGCTTTGAATCAAAGGACGGCACAGTTAAGTTCCTGTTCGGCCTGCATGACAACCATGCGATCGAGACGGTTATTATGCGCCATAACTATGGCAACAGCGTTTGCGTCACGACGCAGGTTGGCTGCCGCATCGGCTGTACCTTCTGCGCCTCGACACTGGGCGGATTAAAGCGGAACCTCACCTCAGGCGAGATTGTCGCACAGGTTGTTAAGGCTCAGCAGATGCTTGATCCGGAAGGCCAGCGCGTCTCCAGCATTGTCATTATGGGCTCGGGTGAACCTTTTGAGAATTATGAAGCGACGATGGCGTTTCTGCGTTTGATGATTCATCCTAAGGGACTGAACATCGGTCAGCGCCATATTACGGTGTCTACTAGCGGCATTGTACCTAGCATGTACAAGTTCACAGACGAGAACACCCAGATCAATCTGGCGATTTCGATCCATGCCCCGAACGACGAGCTGCGCTCTAAGCTGATGCCAGTCAATCGGCGCTATCCGTTCCAAGAGGTTATCGACGCCTGCCGCAATTATATTGCCAAAACGGGCCGCCGTATTACCTTCGAATACGCGCTTATCGGCGGAACTAACGACCGTCCTGAGCATGCGCAGGAGCTGGCTGAAGTGCTGCAGGGCATGCTCTGTCACGTAAACTTGATTCCGGTCAACCATGTTCCGGAGCGCAAGTATGTGCGGACGCCGCGGGAGGATATTTTTGAGTTCCAACGCATTCTCGAGAAAAACGGCATCAACGCGACGATTCGCCGCGAGCAGGGCCATGATATCGCAGCTGCCTGTGGGCAGCTCCGCGCTAAACATATGGAACTAACGTAA
- a CDS encoding 16S rRNA (cytosine967-C5)-methyltransferase has translation MSGGPRSGRREPGATPGKAGVGSGSAGRQGAAGGTPSGRRGGAPGGKGAAPGAGPGASAPRARQPRSARELALDALVRVSRDGAYSNLQLNAALQEAGLSRADAGLATELVYGTLQRRLTLDHWLQQFIAKGFAKLEPWVLSLLRMSLYQLVYLDRVPAHAAVNEAVNIGRRRGHAGIASMLNGVLRNAVRQLPQLKAETFAGETNEVRRLSLRHSYPEWLVGRWISAYGVETAEAMMESGNEPPRSSLRINRLRTSPQQALSQLQQAGLDARLSDAAPWAGVVVARGGNLVGTDGYTEGLWSIQDESSMIVAAAADPRPGFRVLDCCAAPGGKSAHMAELMEGKGEIIANDLHPHKKALVESQAARLGLNNIRAVSGDAAELTEHFAPASFDLVLLDAPCSGLGVIRRKPEIKWTKTSDDIAAIAAIQERLLDSASGLVKPGGTLLYSTCTIAEEENGKQIADFLAKHPDFSLDPEGWPAEVLEPLRLAGVESTAADRFDGALQLLPQHFGSDGFYIARLKRI, from the coding sequence ATGAGCGGCGGCCCGCGTAGCGGCCGCCGGGAGCCTGGGGCGACGCCGGGCAAAGCCGGCGTCGGCAGCGGCAGCGCCGGCCGGCAAGGCGCGGCCGGCGGCACGCCTAGCGGCCGCCGGGGCGGTGCGCCCGGCGGCAAAGGCGCCGCGCCTGGCGCGGGGCCCGGGGCTAGCGCGCCGCGGGCGCGGCAACCGCGCAGCGCGCGCGAGCTCGCGCTGGATGCGCTTGTCCGCGTATCACGCGACGGCGCGTACAGCAATCTGCAGCTAAACGCAGCGCTGCAGGAAGCTGGCCTGTCGCGCGCCGATGCCGGACTTGCGACTGAGCTTGTGTACGGCACGCTGCAGCGGCGTCTGACGCTGGACCACTGGCTGCAGCAGTTCATAGCCAAAGGCTTTGCGAAGCTGGAGCCTTGGGTACTTTCGCTGCTGCGCATGAGTCTGTACCAGCTCGTTTATCTCGACCGCGTGCCCGCCCATGCGGCGGTTAATGAAGCGGTCAATATCGGCCGCCGACGCGGTCATGCTGGCATTGCAAGCATGCTCAACGGCGTGCTGCGCAACGCCGTCCGCCAATTGCCACAGCTCAAGGCAGAGACATTTGCCGGTGAGACAAATGAGGTTCGGCGTCTGTCGCTTCGCCATTCTTATCCCGAATGGCTAGTTGGACGTTGGATTTCCGCCTATGGCGTTGAGACAGCCGAAGCGATGATGGAGTCGGGCAACGAGCCTCCTCGTAGTAGCCTGCGCATTAACCGCCTGCGGACAAGTCCCCAGCAGGCGCTGAGTCAGCTCCAGCAGGCAGGTCTGGATGCACGCTTGTCGGACGCTGCACCTTGGGCGGGCGTCGTAGTTGCTCGTGGCGGCAATCTTGTCGGCACCGACGGTTACACCGAAGGGCTCTGGTCCATCCAGGATGAGAGCTCGATGATCGTCGCCGCAGCCGCGGATCCTCGTCCTGGATTCCGCGTGCTCGATTGCTGCGCCGCCCCGGGCGGCAAGTCTGCCCATATGGCGGAGCTGATGGAGGGTAAGGGCGAGATCATCGCCAATGATCTGCATCCGCACAAAAAGGCGCTTGTGGAGAGCCAGGCGGCTCGCCTCGGCCTTAACAACATTCGGGCTGTATCCGGCGATGCGGCGGAGCTGACGGAGCATTTTGCACCAGCTTCCTTCGACCTGGTGTTGCTGGATGCTCCTTGCTCAGGCCTCGGTGTCATTCGACGCAAGCCGGAGATCAAGTGGACCAAAACCTCGGATGACATCGCCGCCATCGCCGCGATTCAGGAGCGTCTGCTGGATTCGGCCAGTGGCCTAGTGAAGCCGGGCGGTACGCTACTGTACAGTACTTGCACGATTGCGGAGGAGGAAAACGGCAAGCAAATCGCCGACTTCCTTGCGAAACATCCCGATTTCTCGCTTGATCCAGAGGGCTGGCCTGCTGAAGTGCTTGAGCCGCTTCGCTTGGCGGGAGTAGAGTCGACTGCGGCAGACCGTTTTGACGGCGCGCTGCAGCTGCTTCCACAGCATTTTGGCAGCGACGGCTTCTACATTGCACGCCTGAAACGCATTTAA
- a CDS encoding Uncharacterized conserved protein YloU, alkaline shock protein (Asp23) family has translation MPMQLTNELGKINVTDDVIAVIAGSAALECYGLVGMASRKQLKDGIAELLKRDNLSRGVEVRRENEETHIDLHIIVGYGTRISEVAHNIQTKVKYVLNEVIGLRVDHVHIFVQGVRVIS, from the coding sequence ATGCCTATGCAGCTAACCAACGAACTAGGTAAAATCAATGTTACAGACGATGTTATCGCCGTTATTGCAGGCTCGGCAGCGCTGGAATGCTACGGCCTGGTCGGCATGGCTTCCCGCAAGCAGCTCAAGGACGGCATCGCCGAGCTTCTAAAGAGGGACAACCTCTCCCGCGGCGTCGAAGTAAGACGTGAGAACGAGGAGACACATATCGACCTGCACATCATCGTGGGCTATGGTACCCGGATTTCCGAGGTTGCCCATAACATCCAGACCAAGGTCAAATACGTACTGAATGAAGTGATCGGCCTGCGGGTCGACCATGTCCATATTTTTGTCCAGGGCGTGCGGGTCATCAGTTAG
- a CDS encoding ribulose-phosphate 3-epimerase, translating to MTIIAPSILAADFSKLGQEIADIEKAGADWIHVDVMDGHFVPNLSFGPAVISSVRSATALAFDVHLMISQPERYIADYAAAGADRITVHLEACTHLHRTLHQIKDLGLPAGVAINPATPVSLLEPVLEDVDLVLIMTVNPGFGGQSFIPYSLEKVRELRQRLTARGLSGVHVQVDGGINASTASLVRQAGANVLVAGSYVFGSESPSAAISSLR from the coding sequence ATGACGATCATTGCACCCTCGATACTAGCCGCTGACTTTTCCAAGCTTGGACAAGAAATCGCCGATATCGAAAAAGCCGGAGCTGACTGGATCCATGTGGATGTCATGGACGGACATTTTGTGCCGAACCTCTCCTTCGGGCCTGCGGTCATTTCATCTGTACGCAGCGCGACGGCTCTGGCCTTCGATGTGCATTTGATGATTTCTCAGCCGGAACGTTATATAGCCGATTATGCTGCAGCTGGGGCGGATCGGATTACGGTCCATCTGGAAGCCTGTACTCATCTGCACCGGACCTTGCATCAGATCAAGGATCTTGGCTTGCCTGCGGGTGTTGCTATTAATCCTGCGACTCCGGTCAGCTTGCTGGAGCCAGTTTTGGAGGATGTAGACCTTGTGCTGATCATGACGGTGAATCCCGGCTTCGGAGGACAGTCCTTCATTCCTTATTCGCTGGAGAAGGTACGCGAGCTGAGACAGCGTCTGACCGCTCGAGGGCTAAGCGGAGTCCATGTACAGGTAGATGGTGGTATCAACGCTTCTACGGCATCTCTCGTGCGCCAGGCAGGGGCAAATGTGCTTGTAGCAGGCAGCTACGTATTTGGCAGTGAGTCGCCTTCCGCCGCGATTTCTTCACTTAGGTAG
- a CDS encoding EDD domain protein, DegV family, with protein sequence MTQVRIVTDSTSDIPQEIRERLGIEMVPLQVLFGSESFLDSVTLKSEQFYDKLIAFNGLPTTSQPSPAEFITVYERLLDETPEASIISIHLSSQFSGTFQSAMLGSTMLERAADISVFDSRTASCGIGMLVVKAAEMAQSGSSKEEILREIERMRSETELYFLVETLEYLQKGGRIGKASALIGSILNIKPILSIDSSGVIVPVDKVRGTKKAVQRIIELLRGKFPADVPVSVHFAWTSQRGSALELYEAVNANFNVASTSTTTLGPVIGTHVGPGTVAVFMQKI encoded by the coding sequence ATGACTCAGGTTCGTATTGTGACCGACAGCACTTCGGATATCCCGCAGGAGATCCGCGAGCGTCTCGGCATCGAGATGGTGCCGTTGCAGGTTCTGTTCGGCAGTGAATCCTTCCTGGATTCGGTTACGCTGAAGTCGGAGCAGTTCTATGATAAGCTGATCGCCTTCAATGGCTTGCCGACGACCTCACAGCCTTCTCCTGCGGAATTCATTACGGTATATGAGCGTCTACTGGATGAAACTCCTGAGGCGTCCATCATATCCATCCATCTATCCTCCCAGTTCAGCGGAACGTTTCAGTCCGCGATGCTGGGGAGTACTATGCTGGAGCGTGCAGCGGATATCTCGGTATTCGACTCTCGCACCGCCTCGTGCGGAATTGGCATGCTCGTCGTCAAGGCGGCCGAGATGGCGCAGTCCGGCAGCTCCAAGGAAGAGATTCTGCGGGAGATCGAGCGGATGCGTAGTGAGACCGAGCTTTATTTTCTGGTCGAGACGCTGGAATACTTGCAAAAAGGCGGTCGAATCGGCAAAGCATCTGCACTTATCGGTTCTATTCTGAACATCAAGCCGATTCTTTCGATTGATTCCTCCGGCGTTATTGTGCCGGTAGACAAAGTCCGTGGTACTAAAAAGGCCGTTCAACGTATTATCGAGCTGCTCAGAGGCAAGTTCCCAGCGGATGTACCGGTTTCGGTTCATTTTGCCTGGACGAGTCAGAGGGGTTCAGCTCTTGAGCTGTATGAAGCGGTCAATGCCAACTTTAACGTAGCCAGCACTTCAACCACGACGCTCGGACCGGTCATCGGCACCCATGTTGGACCCGGTACCGTAGCCGTCTTTATGCAAAAGATATGA
- a CDS encoding protein phosphatase, with translation MLTVNRSDIGRIRMANEDRSWAGVTSGGLTLAIVADGMGGHQAGDVASQLAVDAFREAMEPLQAGISAEEAQQYLRAAIRRANEVVYDMASRNEQYHNMGTTVVAALFVEESLLLIGHIGDSRAYRISSGAISLLSEDHTLVNELVRSGQISFEEAAHHPRRNVLTRALGTDEEVELDLQVLDWNSGDMLLLCSDGLSGMVSDEEMLEVACSQASLEEKADRLISMALAAGGDDNITVVLLQSGAGTDGEE, from the coding sequence ATGTTAACAGTGAACCGCAGTGATATTGGCCGCATCCGCATGGCGAATGAGGACCGCTCTTGGGCGGGCGTTACGAGCGGAGGTCTGACACTCGCTATTGTAGCCGATGGAATGGGCGGCCATCAGGCCGGAGATGTGGCTAGCCAGCTTGCCGTGGATGCGTTCCGCGAGGCGATGGAGCCGCTGCAAGCAGGAATTTCGGCGGAAGAGGCCCAGCAATATTTGCGCGCAGCGATCCGCCGCGCCAATGAAGTGGTTTATGACATGGCATCCCGCAATGAGCAGTATCACAATATGGGTACAACCGTTGTTGCGGCTCTTTTTGTCGAGGAGTCGCTGCTGCTCATTGGTCATATCGGCGATAGTCGCGCTTACCGTATCTCTTCGGGAGCGATCTCGCTTTTGTCGGAGGACCATACTCTGGTGAACGAACTGGTGCGCTCCGGGCAGATCAGCTTTGAGGAAGCGGCTCATCATCCGCGTCGTAATGTATTGACACGTGCACTCGGCACGGATGAGGAAGTTGAGCTGGATTTGCAGGTGCTGGATTGGAACTCGGGGGACATGCTGTTGCTCTGCAGCGATGGCTTGAGCGGCATGGTCAGCGATGAGGAAATGCTGGAAGTCGCATGCTCGCAGGCATCGCTGGAAGAGAAGGCGGACCGCCTGATCTCCATGGCTCTTGCAGCTGGCGGAGACGATAATATTACGGTAGTCCTGCTGCAATCCGGAGCTGGTACGGACGGAGAGGAGTGA
- a CDS encoding ribosome biogenesis GTPase yields MTTANQPSFRKGEGLIVKALSGFYYVMPDGGQEPPLQCRARGIFKNRGESPLVGDRVVFSASVTGEGTVEEILPRSTELMRPQVANADLAVLVFSVTEPSLSLTLLDKFLVHIEHSGLESVLCLSKQDLSLEGKDAEEAARIADTVQQIYGRIGYRVIGTSSRKGSGLEELRDVLHGRLALFAGQSGVGKSSLLNALIPGLTLETNEISSKLGRGKHTTRHVELVSVGDGPHSGYVADTPGFSQLDFQELGIEDLGYGFREFRELSPNCKFRGCTHTHEPGCAVRAALHAGEAAQSRYDSYVQFLNEMKEQKRRY; encoded by the coding sequence ATGACAACGGCTAACCAGCCTTCCTTTCGCAAGGGCGAGGGATTGATCGTTAAGGCTCTGAGTGGGTTTTATTACGTTATGCCGGATGGGGGGCAGGAGCCCCCGTTGCAATGCCGAGCCAGAGGTATATTCAAAAATCGCGGCGAGTCTCCGCTCGTCGGAGATCGGGTTGTGTTCAGCGCCAGCGTGACCGGTGAAGGCACGGTCGAAGAAATTTTGCCGCGCAGCACGGAGCTGATGCGTCCACAGGTCGCCAACGCCGATTTGGCTGTGCTTGTATTCTCCGTCACGGAGCCCTCACTTAGTCTCACTCTGCTGGACAAGTTTCTCGTCCATATCGAGCATTCGGGGCTGGAATCAGTGCTTTGCCTGAGCAAGCAGGACTTGTCGCTCGAAGGCAAGGATGCTGAGGAAGCGGCCCGGATTGCTGATACCGTGCAGCAGATTTACGGTAGGATCGGCTATCGGGTCATCGGCACAAGCTCTCGCAAGGGCTCCGGTCTGGAAGAGCTGAGGGATGTGCTTCACGGAAGGCTTGCGCTATTTGCCGGGCAATCCGGTGTCGGAAAGTCCTCGCTCCTTAACGCGCTTATTCCTGGGCTGACGCTGGAGACGAACGAGATCAGCTCCAAGCTTGGCCGCGGAAAGCATACCACTCGCCATGTCGAGCTCGTGAGCGTCGGGGATGGACCCCATTCAGGTTATGTGGCTGATACGCCTGGCTTCAGTCAGCTTGATTTTCAGGAGCTGGGCATTGAAGATCTTGGTTATGGCTTCCGGGAATTCCGTGAGCTGTCGCCAAACTGCAAGTTCCGGGGCTGTACTCATACCCATGAACCAGGCTGCGCGGTCAGAGCGGCGCTCCATGCGGGTGAAGCCGCGCAGAGCCGCTACGACAGCTATGTGCAGTTTTTGAACGAAATGAAAGAACAAAAGCGGAGGTACTAA